One Nicotiana tomentosiformis chromosome 4, ASM39032v3, whole genome shotgun sequence genomic window carries:
- the LOC117275997 gene encoding uncharacterized protein, whose protein sequence is MGITSRLPRIFPMKKCDLLEKILQNRTLDGECFFDGVENFKGVAIGTVLISKSRQHYPTSAKIRFHYTNNMAEYEACILGIRMAVDMNAKEPLVIGDSDLPIHQVQEEWSTKNVKILPYLHRVKELCKKFTKIDFKHVPRIQNEFADALATLSSMIQHPDKNYIDPIEVKIRDQHPYCFHVDEKPDVKPRYHDLKKFLATREYPENATNGQKQSLKRLVNYCFLNEEILYGKTPDLGLLRCVDAAESTRLLEEIHAGTCGPHMNGFTLAKQILTDGYFWMTMESDNICYVQKCHQCQIHGDFIRVPLNELNVMGSPWLFNTWGMDVIGPIEPATSNGHRFILVVVDYFTK, encoded by the coding sequence AGTAGAAAACTTCAAAGGAGTCGCAATTGGGACAGTCCTGATTTCGAAATCTAGACAGCACTATCCAACATCGGCAAAGATACGATTCCATTataccaataatatggctgaatatGAAGCGTGCATCCTTGGGATCAGAATGGCAGTGGACATGAACGCCAAGGAACCTTTGGTCATAGGGGATTCTGATCTACCGATACATCAAGTCCAAGAGGAATGGtccaccaagaatgtcaagatacttCCGTACTTGCACCGCGTGAAGgagctatgcaagaagttcacgAAGATTGATTTTAAGCACGTCCCCaggattcagaacgagttcgcTGACGCCCTTGCAACCCTATCATCTATGATtcagcatccagacaagaactaTATCGACCCTATCGAGGTAAAGATTAGGGATCAACATCCCTATTGCTTCCATGTAGATGAAAAACCAGATGTTAAACCACGGTATCACGACCTCAAGAAATTCCTTGCAACCAGAGAATACCCAGAGaatgctactaatggtcaaaagcAATCCCTCAAGAGGTTGGTTAACTATTGTTTCCTCAACGAGGAAATCCTGTACGGGAAGACCCCAGATCtaggtttgttgagatgtgtagacgCTGCCGAGTCAACCAGATTATTGGAGGAAATACATGCAGGAACGTgcggaccccacatgaatgggttcACATTAGCCAAGCAGATCTTGACAGatggatatttttggatgactatggaaagcgaCAATATCTGCTATGTGCAGAAGTGCCACCAGTGCCAGATTCACGgggatttcatccgggttccacTGAATGAGTTAAATGTAATGGGTTCACCCTGGCTGTTCAACACTTGGGGAATGGATgtgattggacctatagagccTGCCACATCAAATGGACATCGTTTCATCTTGGTAGTTGTCGATTATTTCACCAAATAG